One part of the Bradyrhizobium sp. CB1650 genome encodes these proteins:
- a CDS encoding HAD family hydrolase, with amino-acid sequence MLAGLLVSTATLSLSSGVAVAQDDPLPSWSEGMPKQSIVDFVSAVTREGTPDFVPPPERIATFDNDGTLWCEQPMYVQLAFALDRVKALAGKHPEWKQKQPFKAVLDNDISALAKSGEKGLVELVMATHTGMSTAEFEKIASDWIATARHPKFKRPYTELVYQPMLELLAYLRANAFKTFIVSGGGIEFMRPWSQKIYGIPPEQVVGSSIKTKFEVDNGHPTLIRLPAIDLVDDGPGKPVGINSHIGRRPIAAFGNSDGDFQMLQWATGQNGRRFGLIVHHTAAEREYAYDRKSPFGRLDKALDAAAANKWVVISMKDDWKRVFAFQ; translated from the coding sequence GTAGCCGTGGCGCAGGACGATCCCCTCCCGTCATGGTCGGAGGGGATGCCGAAGCAATCGATCGTGGATTTCGTTTCCGCGGTCACGCGCGAGGGGACGCCGGACTTCGTTCCTCCGCCCGAGCGCATTGCCACCTTCGACAACGACGGCACGCTCTGGTGCGAGCAGCCGATGTACGTGCAGCTCGCCTTCGCCCTCGACCGGGTCAAGGCTCTGGCCGGCAAGCATCCGGAGTGGAAACAAAAGCAGCCATTCAAAGCGGTGCTCGACAACGACATCTCCGCGCTCGCCAAGTCCGGCGAAAAGGGGCTGGTTGAGCTCGTCATGGCGACCCATACCGGCATGAGCACGGCCGAGTTCGAGAAAATCGCCAGCGACTGGATCGCGACGGCGCGTCATCCGAAATTCAAACGGCCGTATACCGAGCTGGTTTACCAGCCGATGCTCGAGCTGCTCGCCTACCTGCGCGCCAACGCATTCAAGACCTTCATCGTCTCCGGCGGTGGCATCGAATTCATGCGGCCCTGGAGCCAGAAGATTTATGGCATCCCGCCCGAGCAGGTTGTGGGATCCAGCATCAAGACCAAGTTCGAGGTCGACAATGGGCACCCGACGTTGATCCGTCTGCCCGCAATTGATCTTGTCGACGACGGCCCCGGCAAGCCGGTCGGCATCAATTCGCACATCGGACGTCGACCGATCGCCGCGTTCGGCAACTCGGACGGTGACTTCCAGATGCTGCAATGGGCGACGGGGCAGAACGGCCGGCGCTTCGGCCTTATCGTTCATCACACCGCTGCCGAGCGCGAATATGCGTATGACCGAAAGTCGCCGTTTGGCCGGCTCGACAAGGCTCTGGATGCAGCAGCGGCGAACAAATGGGTGGTTATCAGCATGAAAGACGATTGGAAGCGAGTATTCGCCTTCCAGTAG
- a CDS encoding IS5 family transposase: MRGGDNRTGELFSYVDLEARVRRDHPLRAIRTIVNEALATLEREFAALYSPIGRPSIPPEKLLRAMLLQAFYSIRSERLLMERLEYDLLFRWFVGIGVDDAAWDHSVFSKNRDRLLEGDIAAKFLAAVLAQPKVKKLLSSDHFSVDGTLIEAWASMKSVKPKDGSGEPPAPGGGRNAEADFHGQKRSNDTHASTTDPDARLYRKGKGKETKLCFIGHGLMENRHGLLVDACLTRADGHAERVAALHMIEPRADRPTAITLGADKAYDAEDFVNELRSMNVTPHVAQNTSGRSSAIDGRTTRHSGYAVSQRIRKRIEEAFGWIKTVAGQEKTRFRGRERVGWAFTFAAAAYNLVRLPKLIAEAG; the protein is encoded by the coding sequence GTGCGCGGCGGCGACAATCGAACGGGTGAGCTGTTCAGCTACGTCGATCTGGAGGCGCGGGTGCGGCGTGACCATCCGCTGCGAGCGATCCGGACGATCGTGAACGAGGCGCTGGCGACGCTGGAGCGCGAGTTTGCCGCGCTCTATTCGCCGATTGGGCGGCCGTCGATCCCGCCGGAGAAGCTGCTGCGGGCGATGCTGTTGCAAGCGTTTTATTCGATCCGCTCGGAACGGCTTTTGATGGAGCGGCTGGAATACGACCTGCTGTTCCGCTGGTTCGTCGGAATTGGCGTCGACGACGCAGCCTGGGATCATTCGGTGTTCTCGAAGAACCGCGACCGGTTGCTGGAAGGCGACATCGCGGCCAAGTTCCTGGCGGCGGTGCTGGCGCAGCCCAAGGTGAAGAAGCTGCTGTCGAGCGATCACTTCTCGGTCGATGGCACGCTGATCGAGGCCTGGGCCTCGATGAAGAGCGTGAAGCCGAAGGATGGCTCTGGCGAGCCGCCGGCGCCAGGCGGCGGGCGCAATGCCGAAGCGGACTTCCATGGCCAGAAACGCTCAAACGACACCCATGCTTCGACCACCGATCCGGATGCCAGGCTCTACCGCAAGGGAAAGGGCAAGGAGACGAAGCTATGCTTCATCGGGCATGGGCTGATGGAGAACCGCCACGGCCTGCTGGTCGACGCCTGCCTGACGCGGGCCGACGGGCATGCCGAACGGGTGGCCGCGCTGCACATGATCGAACCGCGTGCCGACCGGCCGACAGCGATCACGCTTGGCGCCGACAAAGCCTACGACGCAGAAGACTTCGTCAACGAGCTGCGCTCGATGAACGTGACGCCGCATGTTGCGCAGAACACCAGCGGCCGCAGCTCTGCGATCGACGGGCGAACGACCCGGCACAGCGGCTATGCCGTCAGCCAGCGCATCCGCAAGCGCATCGAGGAGGCATTCGGCTGGATCAAGACGGTCGCCGGGCAAGAGAAGACCCGCTTCCGTGGCCGTGAACGCGTCGGATGGGCCTTTACCTTCGCTGCCGCCGCCTACAATCTGGTGCGGCTGCCCAAGTTGATCGCGGAGGCCGGCTGA